In Lotus japonicus ecotype B-129 chromosome 5, LjGifu_v1.2, one genomic interval encodes:
- the LOC130717378 gene encoding GDSL esterase/lipase At5g63170-like: protein MNHSLWKRMLVTIVLVCFANRVLDVATADATYPALFAFGDSILDTGNNNHLFSLVKCNFAPYGRDLPNQEPTGRFCNGKIPTDIIASHLGIKQLVPAYLSGDLGVDELSTGVSFASGGSGNDDLTAQMQFVLTLSAQMKNFEEYIQSLNTAVGEQKAASIISNGLYLFSSGNNDIALTHTLNIARSLILFPIYADMIVGWASNFLDDLYSHGARHVWVLSTLPLGCLPGPRALAGILFCQQYLNDQAQTFNTKLEAEVSSLKTKHPDFDIRFIDVYNPMLNLIQNPSSAGFVNVATGCCGSIFSGGLCNLISGSCQDPTNHFFWDSAHPTQAGYEHSLAPILQAMNISSIVS from the exons ATGAATCACTCATTGTGGAAAAGAATGTTAGTGACTAttgttttggtttgttttgCTAATAGAGTTCTTGATGTAGCAACTGCTGATGCAACATATCCGGCATTGTTTGCATTTGGAGACTCAATTCTTGATACAGGAAATAACAACCACCTTTTTTCACTTGTTAAGTGCAATTTTGCTCCCTATGGAAGAGACCTGCCAAATCAAGAACCTACAGGAAGATTCTGCAATGGGAAAATTCCCACAGATATTATAG CGTCACATCTAGGAATCAAACAATTGGTGCCAGCATATTTATCTGGCGATTTAGGGGTTGATGAACTTAGCACCGGTGTAAGCTTTGCTTCAGGTGGCTCAGGGAATGATGATCTTACAGCTCAAATGCAG TTTGTTTTAACGTTATCGGCGCAAATGAAAAATTTTGAAGAGTACATACAAAGTCTGAATACCGCGGTTGGAGAACAAAAAGCAGCTTCCATCATATCCAATGGCTTGTATTTGTTTTCATCAGGGAACAATGACATTGCCCTTACCCACACTTTGAACATAGCAAGGAGCTTAATATTATTCCCTATCTATGCCGATATGATAGTTGGATGGGCTTCAAATTTCCTCGAT GATCTATACAGTCACGGAGCACGACATGTGTGGGTTCTAAGCACATTGCCGTTGGGATGCTTGCCCGGACCTAGAGCTCTAGCGGGTATATTGTTTTGTCAACAATATCTCAATGATCAAGCACAAACATTCAATACCAAGTTAGAAGCAGAGGTTTCTTCTTTGAAAACCAAGCATCCTGATTTCGACATTAGGTTCATTGATGTCTATAATCCTATGCTTAATCTTATACAAAATCCTTCTAGTGCAG GGTTTGTAAACGTGGCAACCGGGTGCTGTGGGTCAATTTTTTCTGGAGGGCTATGCAATCTCATTAGTGGCTCTTGCCAAGATCCTACTAACCACTTTTTTTGGGATTCTGCCCATCCGACCCAAGCAGGTTATGAGCACAGTCTCGCTCCTATACTACAAGCAATGAATATTTCCTCGATCGTCTCATAA